The Huiozyma naganishii CBS 8797 chromosome 3, complete genome genome contains a region encoding:
- the UIP5 gene encoding Uip5p (similar to Saccharomyces cerevisiae UIP5 (YKR044W); ancestral locus Anc_1.239): MEGVRWRRVFVAVGIGLLFVLCHQRAGGERGHRVVAGRADPASVVAFDATVGGPARRSRIVRVPNGDASLAVPLLDKMNRFWHAAGTAEIRNFDSVRLTSAKKPNTYGTLLSNGIGDNEINDFEVEFEFRIDQRAGDTHVGLSGDGVSFVVTSENKFMLRDLTSSFAMRQYVINSGGIMAGDHGLMGFPRNLPCLAVVVDTYANVQGSTVPFADVYVNRVPERHWYDLESDGARSTGEKLNDHKIPLPPRIAHGQRAALRIIYMESISFLKIDLRVPETGDYWVELFQAYLTGVIPKNADTGQRFIGMGSLTGELSETVELFSIKTNEFHWETLDETMESSVDYYREAHLFLQKEFGQRVALESDEFTRWKMIKSQPHYNLQQEQLQQQQTHRLWLWVPLSACMLTVFYLISVYIRVSQKHLQRLRLRGRTRRVASTLLPI; this comes from the coding sequence ATGGAGGGTGTTCGGTGGAGGAGGGTGTTTGTGGCCGTGGGGATTGGTCTGCTGTTTGTTCTGTGCCACCAGCGAGCGGGCGGCGAGCGCGGTCACAGGGTCGTTGCTGGTCGTGCTGATCCGGCTTCCGTTGTGGCCTTTGACGCGACGGTGGGTGGCCCTGCTCGACGGTCGCGGATCGTGAGGGTGCCCAACGGCGACGCGTCGCTTGCCGTGCCCCTCTTGGACAAGATGAACCGGTTCTGGCACGCTGCAGGTACCGCAGAGATCCGCAATTTCGATTCCGTCCGACTCACCTCGGCGAAGAAACCGAACACGTACGGGACGTTGCTCTCGAACGGGATCGGGGACAACGAGATCAACGACTTTGAGGTCGAGTTCGAGTTTCGGATCGACCAGAGGGCGGGGGACACCCATGTTGGGCTCAGCGGCGACGGTGTCAGTTTCGTCGTCACCTCTGAGAACAAGTTCATGCTGAGAGACTTGACGTCCTCGTTCGCTATGCGGCAATACGTGATCAATTCAGGCGGGATCATGGCCGGGGATCATGGGCTGATGGGGTTCCCTCGAAACCTGCCCTGTCTCGCCGTCGTCGTGGACACTTACGCGAACGTGCAGGGGTCCACTGTCCCCTTCGCGGACGTGTACGTGAACCGTGTACCAGAGAGGCACTGGTACGATTTGGAGAGTGATGGAGCTCGGTCCACTGGGGAGAAGCTGAACGACCACAAAATCCCACTACCGCCTAGGATCGCTCATGGACAGAGGGCAGCGTTGCGGATCATATACATGGAGTCGATctcgtttttgaagatcgACCTGCGGGTCCCCGAAACGGGGGACTACTGGGTAGAATTGTTCCAAGCGTACCTTACTGGTGTGATCCCGAAGAACGCAGATACGGGGCAGCGGTTCATCGGGATGGGATCTTTGACGGGGGAACTGTCGGAGACCGTCGAACTGTTCAGCATAAAAACGAACGAGTTTCACTGGGAAACGCTGGATGAAACTATGGAGAGTTCTGTTGATTACTACAGGGAGGCACATttgttccttcaaaaggAGTTTGGCCAGCGGGTCGCCCTGGAGAGCGATGAGTTCACCCGGTGGAAGATGATCAAGTCGCAGCCACACTACAACCTGCAACAGGagcaattgcaacaacagcagactCACCGCTTGTGGTTGTGGGTGCCCCTCTCAGCGTGCATGCTCACTGTATTTTACTTGATCTCGGTGTACATCCGAGTGAGCCAGAAACACCTCCAGCGATTGCGACTCCGGGGCCGCACCAGACGTGTTGCCTCGACGTTGCTGCCGATCTGA
- the SHB17 gene encoding sedoheptulose-bisphosphatase (similar to Saccharomyces cerevisiae YKR043C; ancestral locus Anc_1.240): MSKVPTPRCIIVRHGQTEWSKSGHYTGKTDLPLTKYGEGQMLRTGKSIFENNRFINPNHITYVFTSPRLRARRTVELVLNPLTEEQRSRFRIIVDEDLAEWDYGDYEGLVTDEIVELRHSRGLDRERPWNIWSDGCENGESTHEIGLRLSRAIARIQNLHKKHWEEGIPSDIMVFAHGHALRYFAALWFQLGEEKACETPEERANPHSYDDDTVPYVQLEKYNYLIKNPNFLLDAGGLGVLSYAHRNLHEPSLELAGTFLCPPEGGVGKHSKVVPSRNDA; this comes from the coding sequence ATGAGTAAAGTCCCCACCCCTAGGTGTATTATTGTGAGACACGGACAGACCGAGTGGTCCAAGTCGGGCCATTACACGGGCAAGACGGACTTGCCCCTGACGAAGTACGGCGAGGGCCAGATGCTGCGCACTGGGAAGTCCATCTTCGAGAACAACAGGTTCATCAACCCGAACCATATCACGTACGTGTTCACCTCCCCGCGGTTACGTGCGCGGAGGACCGTCGAGCTCGTGTTGAACCCGCTGACCGAGGAGCAAAGGTCCCGCTTCCGGATCATCGTGGACGAGGACCTGGCCGAGTGGGACTACGGTGACTACGAGGGGCTCGTCACGGACGAGATCGTCGAGCTGAGACACTCCCGCGGGCTGGACAGGGAGCGGCCTTGGAACATCTGGAGCGACGGGTGCGAGAACGGCGAGTCCACGCACGAGATCGGCCTGCGTCTGTCCCGCGCGATTGCCAGGATCCAGAACCTACACAAAAAGCACTGGGAGGAAGGTATCCCCTCGGACATCATGGTGTTCGCTCACGGCCATGCATTGCGGTACTTCGCTGCGTTATGGTTCCAATTGGGTGAGGAGAAGGCCTGTGAGACACCGGAGGAGCGTGCGAACCCGCACTCGTACGACGACGACACGGTCCCTTACGTGCAGCTGGAGAAGTACAACTACCTGATCAAGAACCCGAACTTCCTGCTAGACGCAGGCGGGCTCGGCGTCCTGTCCTACGCGCACCGCAACCTCCACGAACCATCTCTAGAACTGGCCGGCACGTTCTTGTGTCCACCAGAAGGAGGAGTCGGCAAACATAGCAAGGTTGTCCCATCAAGAAATGATGCTTGA
- the UTH1 gene encoding SUN family protein UTH1 (similar to Saccharomyces cerevisiae NCA3 (YJL116C) and UTH1 (YKR042W); ancestral locus Anc_1.241) — MKLSNLVLLSSAALTLAAPAVHHNDHQNAKRAVVTVTEFVDENGNAIAPETAAPETATAQQAAPVAQPTTTAGTPTTLIGTTQQAAAATTQAATTQAATHQASSNNAGGIDGDLADFASPSGSFQDGTVKCSDFPSGNGVISIDWAGMGGWTSIMDMDGHTSTECTDGFYCSYACQAGMSKTQWPENQPSDGRSVGGLLCKNGYLYRANQNSENLCEWGHATAKAVNNVGQQIALCRTDYPGSENMNLPTVVSAGSSKPMCIVDEDSYYKWQGKKTSAQYYVNNAGVSAQDGCIWGQDGSGVGNWAPVVLGSGYTDGRTYLSIIPNPNNRSPPNYNVKIVADEGSSISGDCSYENGSYTGSGSDGCTVTVTSGSANFVFY; from the coding sequence ATGAAATTGTCCAACTTAGTTCTATTGTCCAGCGCCGCTTTGACTTTGGCTGCTCCAGCGGTCCACCACAACGACCACCAGAACGCTAAGCGTGCCGTCGTCACCGTGACCGAATTCGTCGACGAAAACGGGAACGCTATTGCTCCTGAAACTGCCGCCCCAGAGACTGCGACTGCACAACAGGCTGCTCCAGTGGCTCAGCCAACTACCACTGCTGGTACTCCTACCACTTTGATTGGTACTACCCAAcaggctgctgctgccacCACCCAGGCTGCCACCACCCAGGCTGCTACCCACCAGGCATCTTCCAACAACGCTGGCGGGATTGACGGTGACTTGGCCGATTTTGCGAGTCCATCTGGTTCGTTCCAAGACGGTACCGTCAAATGTTCCGATTTCCCATCCGGTAACGGTGTGATCTCGATCGACTGGGCCGGCATGGGCGGCTGGACTTCCATCATGGACATGGATGGCCACACTTCCACCGAATGTACAGATGGCTTCTACTGTTCATATGCCTGTCAGGCAGGTATGTCCAAGACCCAATGGCCGGAGAACCAACCTTCCGACGGCAGATCCGTCGGCGGACTGCTATGTAAGAACGGATACTTGTACCGTGCCAACCAGAACTCAGAAAACTTGTGTGAATGGGGCCATGCCACCGCCAAAGCGGTCAACAACGTCGGCCAACAGATCGCACTGTGCAGAACTGACTACCCTGGCTCCGAGAACATGAACTTGCCCACCGTCGTGTCTGCTGGTTCCTCAAAGCCAATGTGTATCGTCGATGAGGACTCCTACTACAAATGGCAGGGCAAGAAGACATCCGCGCAGTACTACGTCAACAACGCAGGTGTCTCCGCCCAAGATGGGTGTATCTGGGGTCAAGACGGTTCCGGTGTCGGTAACTGGGCTCCAGTCGTGCTAGGTTCCGGTTACACCGATGGACGTACTTACTTGTCCATCATTCCCAACCCAAACAACCGTTCCCCACCAAACTACAACGTCAAGATCGTTGCCGACGAGGGGTCCTCCATTTCAGGGGACTGTTCGTACGAAAACGGTAGCTACACTGGCTCAGGGTCTGACGGGTGCACTGTCACGGTCACCTCCGGTAGCGCCAACTTCGTCTTCTACTGA
- the KAE1 gene encoding tRNA N6-adenosine threonylcarbamoyltransferase (similar to Saccharomyces cerevisiae KAE1 (YKR038C); ancestral locus Anc_1.245), giving the protein MVDLNTVSPKDPAKRYYLALGLEGSANKLGVGIIKHPFLPETGAAAKDNSHDCHVEILANIRDTYVTPPGEGFLPRDTARHHRNWCVRLIKRALLEAGVRDACAELDVICFTRGPGMGAPLHSVALVARTCSLMWQVPLVGVNHCVGHIEMGREITKAKNPVVLYVSGGNTQVIAYSDHRYRIFGETLDVAVGNCLDRFARTLKIPNAPSPGYNIEQLASQCKNKETLVELPYTVKGMDLSMSGILAYIDSLAKDLFRGNKANKVLFDKKTGNTKVTVEDLCYSLQENLFAMLVEITERAMAHVNADQVLIVGGVGSNARLQEMMALMCHDRARGRVHATDERFCIDNGVMIAQAGLLQYRMGNYVKDLSETVVTQKFRTDEVYVSWRN; this is encoded by the coding sequence ATGGTCGATTTGAACACGGTATCGCCGAAGGATCCGGCGAAGAGGTACTACCTGGCTTTAGGGCTTGAGGGGTCCGCCAATAAGCTCGGTGTAGGGATCATCAAACACCCGTTTCTGCCCGAGACTGGTGCCGCCGCAAAGGATAACTCGCATGACTGCCATGTCGAAATACTGGCGAACATCAGGGACACGTACGTAACGCCGCCTGGGGAGGGGTTTCTCCCCAGGGACACCGCAAGGCATCACCGGAACTGGTGCGTTCGATTGATCAAAAGGGCACTGCTGGAGGCCGGTGTGAGGGACGCGTGTGCTGAACTGGACGTTATTTGCTTCACGAGGGGGCCAGGGATGGGTGCGCCCTTGCACTCGGTTGCTCTCGTCGCGAGGACTTGCTCGCTGATGTGGCAGGTGCCCCTTGTGGGGGTCAACCACTGCGTGGGACACATCGAGATGGGGAGAGAGATTACAAAGGCGAAGAACCCAGTGGTGCTGTATGTCAGCGGGGGGAACACGCAAGTAATTGCGTACTCGGACCATCGGTACAGGATTTTCGGGGAGACTCTCGACGTAGCGGTCGGGAATTGTTTGGATAGGTTCGCTAGGACGTTGAAGATCCCCAACGCACCTTCACCCGGGTATAACATTGAGCAGTTGGCGAGCCAATGCAAGAACAAGGAGACACTCGTCGAGCTACCGTACACTGTCAAGGGCATGGACCTGTCGATGAGCGGGATCCTTGCGTACATCGACTCGCTAGCAAAGGACCTGTTCAGGGGGAACAAGGCTAACAAGGTGCTCTTTGACAAGAAAACTGGTAACACAAAAGTAACAGTGGAGGATCTTTGCTACTCGTTGCAAGAAAACTTGTTCGCGATGCTCGTCGAAATCACAGAACGCGCAATGGCCCACGTCAACGCAGACCAAGTACTTATCGTCGGCGGTGTCGGTTCCAACGCAAGGCTACAGGAAATGATGGCGCTCATGTGCCATGACAGGGCTCGCGGGAGAGTTCACGCAACAGACGAAAGGTTCTGCATCGATAACGGGGTGATGATCGCACAGGCGGGGCTCCTGCAGTACAGGATGGGAAACTACGTCAAGGACCTTTCAGAGACGGTCGTCACCCAGAAATTTAGGACAGATGAGGTTTACGTGTCCTGGCGTAATTGA
- the SPC34 gene encoding Spc34p (similar to Saccharomyces cerevisiae SPC34 (YKR037C); ancestral locus Anc_1.246) has protein sequence MDQSLEQCLGDINQSIASLRSQNFKPPGIFHNSLVHHMVSRDLGDFAKILRDTKDQEAVMFKLDGKGVLRRKDGKEGVFDFLAERETKMRKIAPQHERSAKPLIQIPRKFNLEQQKKELADSSKWDGYSSSLISLETSSLFTQLLQRFADDAEAQKILKSLRTGGFIIEDVSPASLITILREVNKLRPVAENIKEVSAIEEEYFQLESSLEQLREEVKLQEQKMEQKYNDFTSALIERKHKELDSVNEAIEKLSKKAAA, from the coding sequence atgGATCAGTCCTTAGAACAATGTCTCGGGGATATAAACCAGTCTATAGCGTCGCTCCGCTCACAGAACTTCAAACCACCAGGGATCTTCCACAATTCGCTGGTGCACCATATGGTCAGCCGCGACCTCGGCGACTTTGCCAAAATATTGCGGGACACGAAGGACCAGGAGGCCGTAATGTTTAAGCTGGATGGCAAGGGTGTTCTGCGTAGGAAGGACGGCAAAGAGGGTGTGTTCGATTTTCTCGCAGAGAGGGAGACCAAAATGAGGAAAATTGCACCGCAACATGAACGATCAGCTAAACCACTAATACAAATCCCAAGAAAGTTTAACCTGGAacaacagaagaaggaacTCGCTGATAGTTCCAAGTGGGATGGATACTCGAGCTCCCTCATATCGCTGGAAACGTCCAGTCTCTTCACACAATTGCTGCAACGGTTCGCTGACGATGCCGAGGCACAGAAAATACTAAAGTCCCTGCGAACGGGTGGGTTTATCATTGAGGACGTCTCCCCGGCATCTTTGATCACAATACTGCGCGAAGTTAATAAGTTGAGACCCGTAGCAGAGAATATCAAGGAGGTTAGCGCCATTGAGGAAGAATACTTCCAATTGGAGTCTTCCTTGGAACAGTTGAGGGAAGAAGTGAAGTTGCAAGAGCAGAAAATGGAACAGAAGTACAACGATTTCACTAGCGCCTTAATTGAGAGGAAACATAAGGAACTGGATTCCGTGAACGAAGCTATTGAGAAGCTCTCTAAGAAAGCCGCCGCATAA